The Hippoglossus hippoglossus isolate fHipHip1 chromosome 21, fHipHip1.pri, whole genome shotgun sequence genome contains a region encoding:
- the ddx3xa gene encoding DEAD-box helicase 3 X-linked a isoform X3, whose protein sequence is MSHVVIDNPHGLDQQLAALDLNSADGQGGGTGRRYIPPHLRNREAPKNAGNAYSAVSPKQCPQPWQAECQQRQSNNFTSGWDDCKIGYPRLASQELAFYHAYSGGWRNRCASSVCTDNSVTTDGNDDTASVHSWADQCDSPGWDGGRSNGFVNGFHDNRTNGSYGGRGPPRNDRGGRGAYRGNRGGGSFNQPLQNAGVGGFENKDGNWGGAPRDAAYNSFGGRTDSRSKSTFFNERGGGGGGSRGRYERGGFSSGGNNRWEESRDEDWSKQTPPNERLEAELFSASNTGINFEKYDDIPVEATGANSPPHIDSFHDVELGEIIMANINLSRYTRPTPVQKYAIPIIKSKRDLMACAQTGSGKTAAFLLPVLSQIFTEGPGEALQAAKNGQDNGRYGRRKQYPLSLVLAPTRELALQIYDEARKVAYRSRVRPCVVYGGADIGGQIRELERGCHLLVATPGRLVDMMERGKIGLDYCNYLILDEADRMLDMGFEPQIRRIVEQDTMPPKGIRQTMMFSATFPKEIQILARDFLEDYIFLAVGRVGSTSENITQKVVWVEENDKRSFLLDLLNATVIPSEETETPEKPAKASLTLVFVETKKGADALEDFLYHEGYACTSIHGDRSQRDREEALNQFRSGRCPILVATAVAARGLDISNVKHVINFDLPSDIEEYVHRIGRTGRVGNLGLATSFFNDKNSNITKDLLDILVEAKQEVPPWLESLAYEHQHKSNPRGRSKRFSGGFGARDYRQTPGGAATFASSRGGRNPGGSRGFGGGGFGGGGGGGGFYGNDSYGGNYSNSGSVDWWGN, encoded by the exons ATGAGTCATGTGGTCATTGATAATCCACACGGTCTAGATCAGCAG CTCGCTGCCCTAGACTTGAACTCTGCTGACGGACAAGGCGGAGGAACTGGCC ggCGTTACATTCCACCTCACCTGAGGAACAGAGAGGCTCCAAAAAACG CAGGAAATGCTTATTCCGCTG TTTCTCCTAAGCAGTGCCCACAACCATGGCAGGCAGAGTGTCAGCAAAGGCAGAGCAATAACTTTACGTCAGGATGGGATGACTGTAAGATTG GTTACCCAAGACTGGCCTCTCAAGAGCTTGCCTTTTACCATGCCTACAGTGGGGGCTGGCGAAACAGATGTG CCTCCTCAGTCTGCACTGATAACAGTGTGACCACCGATGGGAACGATGACACAgccagtgtccacagctgggCAGATCAATGTG ACTCACCTGGGTGGGACGGAGGACGTAGCAACGGATTTGTGAATGGTTTCCACGACAATCGCACTAATGGGTCATATGGAGGCCGCGGACCCCCTCGCAATGATAGAGGTGGGCGCGGTGCCTACCGTGGTAACAGGGGTGGAGGCTCCTTTAATCAACCACTGCAAAATGCAG GAGTTGGCGGTTTTGAAAACAAAGACGGCAACTGGGGAGGAGCTCCCAGGGACGCTGCCTACAACAGCTTTGGGGGACGCACTGATAGTAGGTCCAAGTCGACCTTCTTCAATGAGCGTGGaggtggcggcggcggctccaggggaag ataTGAGCGCGGAGGCTTCTCAAGTGGAGGAAACAACCGCTGGGAGGAGTCCAGAGATGAGGATTGGTCCAAGCAGACTCCTCCTAATGAGCGCCTGGAAGC gGAGCTTTTTTCTGCAAGCAACACTGGGATAAATTTTGAGAAATATGACGATATTCCTGTGGAGGCCACTGGGGCCAACTCCCCGCCTCATATTGATAGT ttCCATGATGTGGAATTGGGGGAGATTATCATGGCGAACATCAACCTGAGTCGCTACACCCGTCCCACCCCCGTTCAGAAATATGCTATCCCCATCATCAAGTCCAAAAGAGACCTGATGGCCTGCGCCCAGACTG GCTCTGGCAAGACTGCTGCCTTCCTGCTACCCGTGCTGAGTCAGATCTTCACCGAAGGACCAGGAGAAGCTCTGCAGGCCGCCAAGAATGGACAG GACAACGGAAGGTACGGCCGTCGTAAACAGTACCCGCTTTCCCTGGTCCTGGCTCCGACCAGAGAACTGGCCTTGCAGATCTATGACGAGGCGAGGAAG GTTGCCTATCGCTCTCGTGTGCGTCCCTGCGTAGTTTATGGTGGAGCTGACATCGGTGGACAGATCAGGGAACTGGAGAGAGGCTGTCATCTTCTTGTGGCCACACCTGGACGTCTGGTCGATATGATGGAGAGGGGCAAGATCGGTCTGGACTACTGCAA ctaCCTGATCCTGGACGAGGCTGACCGCATGTTGGACATGGGTTTTGAGCCACAGATCAGACGTATTGTGGAACAGGATACGATGCCACCTAAAGGCATTCGTCAGACCATGATGTTCAGTGCCACCTTCCCTAAGGAGATCCAG ATTCTGGCTCGTGATTTCCTGGAGGACTACATTTTCCTGGCAGTGGGTCGCGTTGGTTCCACTTCAGAAAACATCACCCAGAAGGTGGTTTGGGTGGAAGAAAATGACAAGAGGTCCTTCCTCTTGGATCTGCTCAACGCCACag TTATTCCcagtgaggagacagagacCCCAGAGAAACCGG CAAAAGCGTCATTGACTCTGGTGTTCGTGGAAACCAAGAAGGGAGCCGATGCCTTGGAGGACTTTCTGTACCACGAAGGTTACGCCTGCACCAGCATCCACGGGGACCGAtcccagagagacagagaagaggcCCTGAATCAGTTCCGATCCGGACGCTGCCCCATCTTAGTGGCTACAGCT GTGGCTGCTCGAGGTCTGGACATCTCCAATGTGAAGCATGTCATTAACTTTGATTTGCCCAGTGACATTGAGGAGTACGTTCACCGTATCGGCCGTACGGGACGTGTGGGCAACCTTG GTCTGGCCACGTCGTTCTTTAACGACAAAAACAGCAACATAACCAAAGATTTGCTGGACATCTTGGTGGAGGCCAAGCAGGAGGTTCCCCCCTGGCTTGAGAGTCTCGCCTACGAGCACCAGCACAAGAGCAACCCCCGTGGACGCTCCAAGAG GTTCTCAGGCGGTTTCGGAGCTAGAGATTACCGTCAGACGCCCGGTGGCGCTGCAACCTTTGCTAGCAGCCGTGGAGGGAGAAACCCTGGAGGAAGCCGTGGCTTTGGCGGCG
- the ddx3xa gene encoding DEAD-box helicase 3 X-linked a isoform X7, whose product MSHVVIDNPHGLDQQLAALDLNSADGQGGGTGRRYIPPHLRNREAPKNGNAYSAGRQCGYSVAPVNLFSPKQCPQPWQAECQQRQSNNFTSGWDDCKIGYPRLASQELAFYHAYSGGWRNRCDSPGWDGGRSNGFVNGFHDNRTNGSYGGRGPPRNDRGGRGAYRGNRGGGSFNQPLQNAGVGGFENKDGNWGGAPRDAAYNSFGGRTDSRSKSTFFNERGGGGGGSRGRYERGGFSSGGNNRWEESRDEDWSKQTPPNERLEAELFSASNTGINFEKYDDIPVEATGANSPPHIDSFHDVELGEIIMANINLSRYTRPTPVQKYAIPIIKSKRDLMACAQTGSGKTAAFLLPVLSQIFTEGPGEALQAAKNGQDNGRYGRRKQYPLSLVLAPTRELALQIYDEARKVAYRSRVRPCVVYGGADIGGQIRELERGCHLLVATPGRLVDMMERGKIGLDYCNYLILDEADRMLDMGFEPQIRRIVEQDTMPPKGIRQTMMFSATFPKEIQILARDFLEDYIFLAVGRVGSTSENITQKVVWVEENDKRSFLLDLLNATAKASLTLVFVETKKGADALEDFLYHEGYACTSIHGDRSQRDREEALNQFRSGRCPILVATAVAARGLDISNVKHVINFDLPSDIEEYVHRIGRTGRVGNLGLATSFFNDKNSNITKDLLDILVEAKQEVPPWLESLAYEHQHKSNPRGRSKRFSGGFGARDYRQTPGGAATFASSRGGRNPGGSRGFGGGGFGGGGGGGGFYGNDSYGGNYSNSGSVDWWGN is encoded by the exons ATGAGTCATGTGGTCATTGATAATCCACACGGTCTAGATCAGCAG CTCGCTGCCCTAGACTTGAACTCTGCTGACGGACAAGGCGGAGGAACTGGCC ggCGTTACATTCCACCTCACCTGAGGAACAGAGAGGCTCCAAAAAACG GAAATGCTTATTCCGCTGGTAGACAGTGCGGTTATTCAGTGGCACCAGTAAATCTCT TTTCTCCTAAGCAGTGCCCACAACCATGGCAGGCAGAGTGTCAGCAAAGGCAGAGCAATAACTTTACGTCAGGATGGGATGACTGTAAGATTG GTTACCCAAGACTGGCCTCTCAAGAGCTTGCCTTTTACCATGCCTACAGTGGGGGCTGGCGAAACAGATGTG ACTCACCTGGGTGGGACGGAGGACGTAGCAACGGATTTGTGAATGGTTTCCACGACAATCGCACTAATGGGTCATATGGAGGCCGCGGACCCCCTCGCAATGATAGAGGTGGGCGCGGTGCCTACCGTGGTAACAGGGGTGGAGGCTCCTTTAATCAACCACTGCAAAATGCAG GAGTTGGCGGTTTTGAAAACAAAGACGGCAACTGGGGAGGAGCTCCCAGGGACGCTGCCTACAACAGCTTTGGGGGACGCACTGATAGTAGGTCCAAGTCGACCTTCTTCAATGAGCGTGGaggtggcggcggcggctccaggggaag ataTGAGCGCGGAGGCTTCTCAAGTGGAGGAAACAACCGCTGGGAGGAGTCCAGAGATGAGGATTGGTCCAAGCAGACTCCTCCTAATGAGCGCCTGGAAGC gGAGCTTTTTTCTGCAAGCAACACTGGGATAAATTTTGAGAAATATGACGATATTCCTGTGGAGGCCACTGGGGCCAACTCCCCGCCTCATATTGATAGT ttCCATGATGTGGAATTGGGGGAGATTATCATGGCGAACATCAACCTGAGTCGCTACACCCGTCCCACCCCCGTTCAGAAATATGCTATCCCCATCATCAAGTCCAAAAGAGACCTGATGGCCTGCGCCCAGACTG GCTCTGGCAAGACTGCTGCCTTCCTGCTACCCGTGCTGAGTCAGATCTTCACCGAAGGACCAGGAGAAGCTCTGCAGGCCGCCAAGAATGGACAG GACAACGGAAGGTACGGCCGTCGTAAACAGTACCCGCTTTCCCTGGTCCTGGCTCCGACCAGAGAACTGGCCTTGCAGATCTATGACGAGGCGAGGAAG GTTGCCTATCGCTCTCGTGTGCGTCCCTGCGTAGTTTATGGTGGAGCTGACATCGGTGGACAGATCAGGGAACTGGAGAGAGGCTGTCATCTTCTTGTGGCCACACCTGGACGTCTGGTCGATATGATGGAGAGGGGCAAGATCGGTCTGGACTACTGCAA ctaCCTGATCCTGGACGAGGCTGACCGCATGTTGGACATGGGTTTTGAGCCACAGATCAGACGTATTGTGGAACAGGATACGATGCCACCTAAAGGCATTCGTCAGACCATGATGTTCAGTGCCACCTTCCCTAAGGAGATCCAG ATTCTGGCTCGTGATTTCCTGGAGGACTACATTTTCCTGGCAGTGGGTCGCGTTGGTTCCACTTCAGAAAACATCACCCAGAAGGTGGTTTGGGTGGAAGAAAATGACAAGAGGTCCTTCCTCTTGGATCTGCTCAACGCCACag CAAAAGCGTCATTGACTCTGGTGTTCGTGGAAACCAAGAAGGGAGCCGATGCCTTGGAGGACTTTCTGTACCACGAAGGTTACGCCTGCACCAGCATCCACGGGGACCGAtcccagagagacagagaagaggcCCTGAATCAGTTCCGATCCGGACGCTGCCCCATCTTAGTGGCTACAGCT GTGGCTGCTCGAGGTCTGGACATCTCCAATGTGAAGCATGTCATTAACTTTGATTTGCCCAGTGACATTGAGGAGTACGTTCACCGTATCGGCCGTACGGGACGTGTGGGCAACCTTG GTCTGGCCACGTCGTTCTTTAACGACAAAAACAGCAACATAACCAAAGATTTGCTGGACATCTTGGTGGAGGCCAAGCAGGAGGTTCCCCCCTGGCTTGAGAGTCTCGCCTACGAGCACCAGCACAAGAGCAACCCCCGTGGACGCTCCAAGAG GTTCTCAGGCGGTTTCGGAGCTAGAGATTACCGTCAGACGCCCGGTGGCGCTGCAACCTTTGCTAGCAGCCGTGGAGGGAGAAACCCTGGAGGAAGCCGTGGCTTTGGCGGCG
- the ddx3xa gene encoding DEAD-box helicase 3 X-linked a isoform X2: MSHVVIDNPHGLDQQLAALDLNSADGQGGGTGRRYIPPHLRNREAPKNGNAYSAGRQCGYSVAPVNLFSPKQCPQPWQAECQQRQSNNFTSGWDDCKIGYPRLASQELAFYHAYSGGWRNRCASSVCTDNSVTTDGNDDTASVHSWADQCDSPGWDGGRSNGFVNGFHDNRTNGSYGGRGPPRNDRGGRGAYRGNRGGGSFNQPLQNAGVGGFENKDGNWGGAPRDAAYNSFGGRTDSRSKSTFFNERGGGGGGSRGRYERGGFSSGGNNRWEESRDEDWSKQTPPNERLEAELFSASNTGINFEKYDDIPVEATGANSPPHIDSFHDVELGEIIMANINLSRYTRPTPVQKYAIPIIKSKRDLMACAQTGSGKTAAFLLPVLSQIFTEGPGEALQAAKNGQDNGRYGRRKQYPLSLVLAPTRELALQIYDEARKVAYRSRVRPCVVYGGADIGGQIRELERGCHLLVATPGRLVDMMERGKIGLDYCNYLILDEADRMLDMGFEPQIRRIVEQDTMPPKGIRQTMMFSATFPKEIQILARDFLEDYIFLAVGRVGSTSENITQKVVWVEENDKRSFLLDLLNATVIPSEETETPEKPAKASLTLVFVETKKGADALEDFLYHEGYACTSIHGDRSQRDREEALNQFRSGRCPILVATAVAARGLDISNVKHVINFDLPSDIEEYVHRIGRTGRVGNLGLATSFFNDKNSNITKDLLDILVEAKQEVPPWLESLAYEHQHKSNPRGRSKRFSGGFGARDYRQTPGGAATFASSRGGRNPGGSRGFGGGGFGGGGGGGGFYGNDSYGGNYSNSGSVDWWGN, translated from the exons ATGAGTCATGTGGTCATTGATAATCCACACGGTCTAGATCAGCAG CTCGCTGCCCTAGACTTGAACTCTGCTGACGGACAAGGCGGAGGAACTGGCC ggCGTTACATTCCACCTCACCTGAGGAACAGAGAGGCTCCAAAAAACG GAAATGCTTATTCCGCTGGTAGACAGTGCGGTTATTCAGTGGCACCAGTAAATCTCT TTTCTCCTAAGCAGTGCCCACAACCATGGCAGGCAGAGTGTCAGCAAAGGCAGAGCAATAACTTTACGTCAGGATGGGATGACTGTAAGATTG GTTACCCAAGACTGGCCTCTCAAGAGCTTGCCTTTTACCATGCCTACAGTGGGGGCTGGCGAAACAGATGTG CCTCCTCAGTCTGCACTGATAACAGTGTGACCACCGATGGGAACGATGACACAgccagtgtccacagctgggCAGATCAATGTG ACTCACCTGGGTGGGACGGAGGACGTAGCAACGGATTTGTGAATGGTTTCCACGACAATCGCACTAATGGGTCATATGGAGGCCGCGGACCCCCTCGCAATGATAGAGGTGGGCGCGGTGCCTACCGTGGTAACAGGGGTGGAGGCTCCTTTAATCAACCACTGCAAAATGCAG GAGTTGGCGGTTTTGAAAACAAAGACGGCAACTGGGGAGGAGCTCCCAGGGACGCTGCCTACAACAGCTTTGGGGGACGCACTGATAGTAGGTCCAAGTCGACCTTCTTCAATGAGCGTGGaggtggcggcggcggctccaggggaag ataTGAGCGCGGAGGCTTCTCAAGTGGAGGAAACAACCGCTGGGAGGAGTCCAGAGATGAGGATTGGTCCAAGCAGACTCCTCCTAATGAGCGCCTGGAAGC gGAGCTTTTTTCTGCAAGCAACACTGGGATAAATTTTGAGAAATATGACGATATTCCTGTGGAGGCCACTGGGGCCAACTCCCCGCCTCATATTGATAGT ttCCATGATGTGGAATTGGGGGAGATTATCATGGCGAACATCAACCTGAGTCGCTACACCCGTCCCACCCCCGTTCAGAAATATGCTATCCCCATCATCAAGTCCAAAAGAGACCTGATGGCCTGCGCCCAGACTG GCTCTGGCAAGACTGCTGCCTTCCTGCTACCCGTGCTGAGTCAGATCTTCACCGAAGGACCAGGAGAAGCTCTGCAGGCCGCCAAGAATGGACAG GACAACGGAAGGTACGGCCGTCGTAAACAGTACCCGCTTTCCCTGGTCCTGGCTCCGACCAGAGAACTGGCCTTGCAGATCTATGACGAGGCGAGGAAG GTTGCCTATCGCTCTCGTGTGCGTCCCTGCGTAGTTTATGGTGGAGCTGACATCGGTGGACAGATCAGGGAACTGGAGAGAGGCTGTCATCTTCTTGTGGCCACACCTGGACGTCTGGTCGATATGATGGAGAGGGGCAAGATCGGTCTGGACTACTGCAA ctaCCTGATCCTGGACGAGGCTGACCGCATGTTGGACATGGGTTTTGAGCCACAGATCAGACGTATTGTGGAACAGGATACGATGCCACCTAAAGGCATTCGTCAGACCATGATGTTCAGTGCCACCTTCCCTAAGGAGATCCAG ATTCTGGCTCGTGATTTCCTGGAGGACTACATTTTCCTGGCAGTGGGTCGCGTTGGTTCCACTTCAGAAAACATCACCCAGAAGGTGGTTTGGGTGGAAGAAAATGACAAGAGGTCCTTCCTCTTGGATCTGCTCAACGCCACag TTATTCCcagtgaggagacagagacCCCAGAGAAACCGG CAAAAGCGTCATTGACTCTGGTGTTCGTGGAAACCAAGAAGGGAGCCGATGCCTTGGAGGACTTTCTGTACCACGAAGGTTACGCCTGCACCAGCATCCACGGGGACCGAtcccagagagacagagaagaggcCCTGAATCAGTTCCGATCCGGACGCTGCCCCATCTTAGTGGCTACAGCT GTGGCTGCTCGAGGTCTGGACATCTCCAATGTGAAGCATGTCATTAACTTTGATTTGCCCAGTGACATTGAGGAGTACGTTCACCGTATCGGCCGTACGGGACGTGTGGGCAACCTTG GTCTGGCCACGTCGTTCTTTAACGACAAAAACAGCAACATAACCAAAGATTTGCTGGACATCTTGGTGGAGGCCAAGCAGGAGGTTCCCCCCTGGCTTGAGAGTCTCGCCTACGAGCACCAGCACAAGAGCAACCCCCGTGGACGCTCCAAGAG GTTCTCAGGCGGTTTCGGAGCTAGAGATTACCGTCAGACGCCCGGTGGCGCTGCAACCTTTGCTAGCAGCCGTGGAGGGAGAAACCCTGGAGGAAGCCGTGGCTTTGGCGGCG
- the ddx3xa gene encoding DEAD-box helicase 3 X-linked a isoform X4, which yields MSHVVIDNPHGLDQQLAALDLNSADGQGGGTGRRYIPPHLRNREAPKNAGNAYSAGRQCGYSVAPVNLFSPKQCPQPWQAECQQRQSNNFTSGWDDCKIGYPRLASQELAFYHAYSGGWRNRCASSVCTDNSVTTDGNDDTASVHSWADQCDSPGWDGGRSNGFVNGFHDNRTNGSYGGRGPPRNDRGGRGAYRGNRGGGSFNQPLQNAGVGGFENKDGNWGGAPRDAAYNSFGGRTDSRSKSTFFNERGGGGGGSRGRYERGGFSSGGNNRWEESRDEDWSKQTPPNERLEAELFSASNTGINFEKYDDIPVEATGANSPPHIDSFHDVELGEIIMANINLSRYTRPTPVQKYAIPIIKSKRDLMACAQTGSGKTAAFLLPVLSQIFTEGPGEALQAAKNGQDNGRYGRRKQYPLSLVLAPTRELALQIYDEARKVAYRSRVRPCVVYGGADIGGQIRELERGCHLLVATPGRLVDMMERGKIGLDYCNYLILDEADRMLDMGFEPQIRRIVEQDTMPPKGIRQTMMFSATFPKEIQILARDFLEDYIFLAVGRVGSTSENITQKVVWVEENDKRSFLLDLLNATAKASLTLVFVETKKGADALEDFLYHEGYACTSIHGDRSQRDREEALNQFRSGRCPILVATAVAARGLDISNVKHVINFDLPSDIEEYVHRIGRTGRVGNLGLATSFFNDKNSNITKDLLDILVEAKQEVPPWLESLAYEHQHKSNPRGRSKRFSGGFGARDYRQTPGGAATFASSRGGRNPGGSRGFGGGGFGGGGGGGGFYGNDSYGGNYSNSGSVDWWGN from the exons ATGAGTCATGTGGTCATTGATAATCCACACGGTCTAGATCAGCAG CTCGCTGCCCTAGACTTGAACTCTGCTGACGGACAAGGCGGAGGAACTGGCC ggCGTTACATTCCACCTCACCTGAGGAACAGAGAGGCTCCAAAAAACG CAGGAAATGCTTATTCCGCTGGTAGACAGTGCGGTTATTCAGTGGCACCAGTAAATCTCT TTTCTCCTAAGCAGTGCCCACAACCATGGCAGGCAGAGTGTCAGCAAAGGCAGAGCAATAACTTTACGTCAGGATGGGATGACTGTAAGATTG GTTACCCAAGACTGGCCTCTCAAGAGCTTGCCTTTTACCATGCCTACAGTGGGGGCTGGCGAAACAGATGTG CCTCCTCAGTCTGCACTGATAACAGTGTGACCACCGATGGGAACGATGACACAgccagtgtccacagctgggCAGATCAATGTG ACTCACCTGGGTGGGACGGAGGACGTAGCAACGGATTTGTGAATGGTTTCCACGACAATCGCACTAATGGGTCATATGGAGGCCGCGGACCCCCTCGCAATGATAGAGGTGGGCGCGGTGCCTACCGTGGTAACAGGGGTGGAGGCTCCTTTAATCAACCACTGCAAAATGCAG GAGTTGGCGGTTTTGAAAACAAAGACGGCAACTGGGGAGGAGCTCCCAGGGACGCTGCCTACAACAGCTTTGGGGGACGCACTGATAGTAGGTCCAAGTCGACCTTCTTCAATGAGCGTGGaggtggcggcggcggctccaggggaag ataTGAGCGCGGAGGCTTCTCAAGTGGAGGAAACAACCGCTGGGAGGAGTCCAGAGATGAGGATTGGTCCAAGCAGACTCCTCCTAATGAGCGCCTGGAAGC gGAGCTTTTTTCTGCAAGCAACACTGGGATAAATTTTGAGAAATATGACGATATTCCTGTGGAGGCCACTGGGGCCAACTCCCCGCCTCATATTGATAGT ttCCATGATGTGGAATTGGGGGAGATTATCATGGCGAACATCAACCTGAGTCGCTACACCCGTCCCACCCCCGTTCAGAAATATGCTATCCCCATCATCAAGTCCAAAAGAGACCTGATGGCCTGCGCCCAGACTG GCTCTGGCAAGACTGCTGCCTTCCTGCTACCCGTGCTGAGTCAGATCTTCACCGAAGGACCAGGAGAAGCTCTGCAGGCCGCCAAGAATGGACAG GACAACGGAAGGTACGGCCGTCGTAAACAGTACCCGCTTTCCCTGGTCCTGGCTCCGACCAGAGAACTGGCCTTGCAGATCTATGACGAGGCGAGGAAG GTTGCCTATCGCTCTCGTGTGCGTCCCTGCGTAGTTTATGGTGGAGCTGACATCGGTGGACAGATCAGGGAACTGGAGAGAGGCTGTCATCTTCTTGTGGCCACACCTGGACGTCTGGTCGATATGATGGAGAGGGGCAAGATCGGTCTGGACTACTGCAA ctaCCTGATCCTGGACGAGGCTGACCGCATGTTGGACATGGGTTTTGAGCCACAGATCAGACGTATTGTGGAACAGGATACGATGCCACCTAAAGGCATTCGTCAGACCATGATGTTCAGTGCCACCTTCCCTAAGGAGATCCAG ATTCTGGCTCGTGATTTCCTGGAGGACTACATTTTCCTGGCAGTGGGTCGCGTTGGTTCCACTTCAGAAAACATCACCCAGAAGGTGGTTTGGGTGGAAGAAAATGACAAGAGGTCCTTCCTCTTGGATCTGCTCAACGCCACag CAAAAGCGTCATTGACTCTGGTGTTCGTGGAAACCAAGAAGGGAGCCGATGCCTTGGAGGACTTTCTGTACCACGAAGGTTACGCCTGCACCAGCATCCACGGGGACCGAtcccagagagacagagaagaggcCCTGAATCAGTTCCGATCCGGACGCTGCCCCATCTTAGTGGCTACAGCT GTGGCTGCTCGAGGTCTGGACATCTCCAATGTGAAGCATGTCATTAACTTTGATTTGCCCAGTGACATTGAGGAGTACGTTCACCGTATCGGCCGTACGGGACGTGTGGGCAACCTTG GTCTGGCCACGTCGTTCTTTAACGACAAAAACAGCAACATAACCAAAGATTTGCTGGACATCTTGGTGGAGGCCAAGCAGGAGGTTCCCCCCTGGCTTGAGAGTCTCGCCTACGAGCACCAGCACAAGAGCAACCCCCGTGGACGCTCCAAGAG GTTCTCAGGCGGTTTCGGAGCTAGAGATTACCGTCAGACGCCCGGTGGCGCTGCAACCTTTGCTAGCAGCCGTGGAGGGAGAAACCCTGGAGGAAGCCGTGGCTTTGGCGGCG